tgttttattgCCACTTCGCTCTATATGCAAtgcccttgacatgctgctgtaacacaataatttcccaatttgggatcaataaagtacatctatccaTCTTTCTTAATCCTGCATTAAATAACAAGTCTGCTGAAAAGTGATAAAGATAGTGAGGATAAATCCCACTTACCGTTAGCACCAGTTTGTGTCTCTCATGTACAATCATCACATTTAAGTCACACAGCTGAGCATCTGATTTTGCAGCAAAAGTATAACAAAGAAACAATGATCTTTTTTCTTGTATTATacagatatgtttttttaaagatcattgGAACcctattttatatttgaagaaataCAGTCAGAACAGCTGTGTTGGTAAATTACCTTATGAGTTCTGGCATGCAGAACAGCTCTAGGGCCAGTCTTTGTGGCTACTTTTGTTGGTCAGTCAATCCTCTACGTTTGTTGAGTTAAATATCTCATCAATAATCAGATTCATTGTCATAGAATTTTGTTGAGACATTTATGGTCCCAAGAGTATGAATCCTAATACATTTAGTGATCCCCTGACATTTAGCACCAGTGAAAGCCTTCCATTATCTcgtgaaatatctcaacatctacTCATGGATTGGCTAAAACCTTTGTTCAAATACATTCATGGTTAGCATAGTATTGATTCTAATGATTTAACTATTCATCTAGCACCACAATCAGGTCAGAAATACAATTTGTCCGTTGGGTTTATGACCAGATATCTCAGAATATTTCCCTCAGCGTCAGCTATACTTTATGTTAGTTGTTGCTAATTAGCAATTGTTAGCTTGTTAACacccaataataataaaaatgattaactTGCTGTTATTAAAAGGTTGGCAATCTTACATTAGCATGCATTAACTGTGCGGCCTCTAGACTGTTATACTTGTTGATCACTTTTCTGAAACTCTGATCTTTAGCTTTGTGAATGTAATGATACGAAAATGATGCATAATCTAAGGCTACTACAGCTCTGTGTTGTAGCAAGTAGCCTGTTTCTTTAAGTTTTGGCAAGTTATCACTAAAAGTCACGCTGCTTTGAATCTTAGTGCTTCAATTTGCACAGTGATCACCTGGAATAATCAGACACCATTTTCTGCAATGATGAATGAACCTTTTTTTTCAACTAAACGTGACTCTTGTTAAGTTCACGTTTAGAGTTGTATTGCCTGGGTTAGAGTGtggatggtgtgtttgtgttttcaatttgaCAGAATCAATACTCTGTGAAGTgtcaaagaacaaaacaaatatcaaaaagtaaatgtatgtatgtaaatgtgtgtttcttttaaaataatagaAGTTCTTATTGGTTGCAAAGCACATTAACtatttagctttaaaaaatacaaccaACTAGACCTGTGTTGATCCACCTACTGACCAGAGATAACAAACCATGTTGAAACACTGGGTTTGTCAGTGGAGTCCTCCCTTCAAAGGTTTATTTAGGCCTAGCAGTGTGGACCCCAGCCCataataatcctgcagacacaccTGTAGAGGAGAGTATAAAGAGCCTGGACAGCACTGAGTCAAACATAAAGCATCAGGAgtctctcctctccacagaaGCTCCACAGCCTCCACACCCACCCTGAAGATGACTCCCAGTgtcagcctgctgctgctgctcctgctcggCCTCTCTCAGGCTCATCCTCTCCAGGAGGAGGTAGTTGAAGAAGACATCCCAGAGGACACCATGGACATCACCACCAGGATTCTGACCTCAAACAACGCCACAGATGAGATCCTGCTGGAAGGAGACCTGCTCGCTCCGAAAACCAGAAACGCCATGAAGTGCTGGTCCCAGAGCTGCCTGTGGAAGAAAGCCTCCAACGGTCAGGTGGTGATCCCCTTCACCGTGAGCAGCGAGTTCACCAGCTATGAGAGGCAGAAGGTCGACCGTGCCATGAAAGCCTTCCACAGCAGTACCTGCATCCGCTTCGTCCCCCGTCAGAACGAGTACGACTACATGGGCATCGAGAACAAAGGTGGatgtttctcctctctgggCAGAGTGGGAGGCAGACAGGTGCTCTCTCTCAACAGGCAGGGCTGCCTACACCACGGAATCATCCAGCACGAGATCAACCACGCTCTGGGCTTCCAGCACGAGCAGACCAGGAGCGACCGCGACAACTACGTCAGGATCAACTGGGAGAACATCAACCAGCAGATGGCCTACAACTTCCACAAGCAGGACACCAACAACCTGAACACTCCCTACGACTACTCCTCCATCATGCACTACGGAAAAACAGCCTTCTCCATCCAGTGGGGGAGGGACAGCATCACCCCCATCCCCAACTCCAACGTCCAGATCGGCCAGAGGCAGGGCATGTCCTACTGGGACGTCATGAGGATCAACAGGCTCTATGGCTGCTAACAACAATGCTGATGCAAAATACAGcaaattcacatttttcctATTTGAGTTTTGGGGTTATTGATTAAAAAGCTACTATTTATCAATGGTACAAATGATGAAGATTACAGTTCCTTTTACCACATTCTGTCAAACAGGCAGACAACCCAATATGTTAAGTCAACAAGTCTCAAATGTCTTTAATAAAGGTAAAGCAACATGATTACTGTTTCTgtcattatttgtttattaatcgCTTTTTCTAATCGCAAACATCTTACACATCCAGGTAttaacacacacttacaatCACTGAGCAATGTGATGGTTTGCTCAATAACTGTTGAATATCTGCAAAACTCTGAGTAggtttctctcacacacttaaTAAGTGCTCAGGATGACATAACAATAATAcaactaaaatataaaagctaatattgaaaataaaacaaaatatggaCTAAATTCTAGTAAAAAGATTCACAAGATGTAAAAACAAGTTCCATCTGacataaaagttaaaatttggattcaataaataataattcaatttaaatctcTTCTGTAATCAATTGTAGGACATGATAGATACTAAATGGCAAAATGATTGTGACTCAGGTCACTGGGCTGTAATACAACTCCATGGAGATCTGTAGgtaaaaggtttgttttaactttacaaaacacaaaatgaaaacaacacactgagTCTTCGATAATGTCATATGTCGAGGCTACGTTACCAGGACCTTTAGACTCTACTGTGAACAAACATCTTTGTattatatgtacagtataattgtttaatttaatactGGGTAGAATTGGTTAAACTGAACTGGTATGCAATGCAAAGCTACAGTCTATGTGTCTGTAACtccaatgaaaatgaaaacattttgaaacgTCTTCTTGACATTCTGCAGGCACTTTTGAGATGGTCCCTAACTTTGGCTCATTTTCATATCTACTGTCCAGCCACACAGTGTGCAGGATCTAGTATTGCACGatgaggttaaaaaaacatcagttaaaaCTTTATCTCTGCTTACTCCTGCAATAACTCTGAATTTgcacatcatattttattttagtatgTCATATTCCTACCTATCTCATTACattgtctttaaatgcaaacaactactgcaactTTGCATACTGGTCTCTTGTTTATAGTTTGTCATCTCTTGTTTTTAGTGTCTTATTTATAGGTTTATTTGTTGTTCTATTATATTTAGTACTTTACTGTGTATTCTAGTACTTTATTGTGTATCATTTACTTAGGGAGTATGTACAGTTTAGTACATTGTATGTTTATTACATTCTATTTTGAGCTATTCTAATTctttgtatctgttttattgCCACTTCGCTCTATATGCAAtgcccttgacatgctgctgtaacacaataatttcccaatttgggatcaataaagtacatctatccaTCTTTCTTAATCCTGCATTAAATAACAAGTCTGCTGAAAAGTGATAAAGATAGTGAGGATAAATCCCACTTACCGTTAGCACCAGTTTGTGTCTCTCATGTACAATCATCACATTTAAGTCACACAGCTGAGCATCTGATTTTGCAGCAAAAGTATAACAAAGAAACAATGATCTTTTTTCTTGTATTATacagatatgtttttttaaagatcattgGAACcctattttatatttgaagaaataCAGTCAGAACAGCTGTGTTGGTAAATTACCTTATGAGTTCTGGCATGCAGAACAGCTCTAGGGCCAGTCTTTGTGGCTACTTTTGTTGGTCAGTCAATCCCCTACGTTTGTTGAGTTAAATATCTCATCAATAATCAGATTCATTGTCATAGAATTTTGTTGAGACATTTATGGTCCCAAGAGTATGAATCCTAATACATTTAGTGATCCCCTGACATTTAGCACCAGTGAAAGCCTTCCATTATCTcgtgaaatatctcaacatctacTCATGGATTGGCTAAAACCTTTGTTCAAATACATTCATGGTTAGCATAGTATTGATTCTAATGATTTAACTATTCATCTAGCACCACAATCAGGTCAGAAATACAATTTGTCCGTTGGGTTTATGACCAGATATCTCAGAATATTTCCCTCAGCGTCAGCTATACTTTATGTTAGTTGTTGCTAATTAGCAATTGTTAGCTTGTTAACacccaataataataaaaatgattaactTGCTGTTATTAAAAGGTTGGCAATCTAACATTAGCATGCATTAACTGTGCGGCCTCTAGACTGTTATACTTGTTGATCACTTTTCTGAAACTCTGATCTTTAGCTTTGTGAATGTAATGATACGAAAATGATGCATAATCTAAGGCTACTACAGCTCTGTGTTGTAGCAAGTAGCCTGTTTCTTTAAGTTTTGGCAAGTTATCACTAAAAGTCACGCTGCTTTGAATCTTAGTGCTTCAATTTGCACAGTGATCACCTGGAATAATCAGACACCATTTTCTGCAATGATGAATGAACCTTTTTTTTCAACTAAACGTGACTCTTGTTAAGTTCACGTTTAGAGTTGTATTGCCTGGGTTAGAGTGtggatggtgtgtttgtgttttcaatttgaCAGAATCAATACTCTGTGAAGTGtcaaagaccaaaacaaatatcaaaaagtaaatgtatgtatgtaaatgtgtgtttcttttaaaataatagaAGTTCTTATTGGTTGCAAAGCACATTAACtatttagctttaaaaaatacaaccaACTAGACCTGTGTTGATCCACCTACTGACCAGAGATAACAAACCATGTTGAAACACTGGGTTTGTCAGTGGAGTCCTCCCTTCAAAGGTTTATTTAGGCCTAGCAGTGTGGACCCCAGCCCataataatcctgcagacacaccTGTAGAGGAGAGTATAAAGAGCCTGGACAGCACTGAGTCAAACATAAAGCATCAGGAgtctctcctctccacagaaGCTCCACAGCCTCCACACCCACCCTGAAGATGACTCCCAGTgtcagcctgctgctgctgctcctgctcggCCTCTCTCAGGCTCATCCTCTCCAGGAGGAGGTAGTTGAAGAAGACATCCCAGAGGACACCATGGACATCACCACCAGGATTCTGACCTCAAACAACGCCACAGATGAGATCCTGCTGGAAGGAGACCTGCTCGCTCCGAAAACCAGAAACGCCATGAAGTGCTGGTCCCAGAGCTGCCTGTGGAAGAAAGCCTCCAACGGTCAGGTGGTGATCCCCTTCACCGTGAGCAGCGAGTTCACCAGCTATGAGAGGCAGAAGGTCGACCGTGCCATGAAAGCCTTCCACAGCAGTACCTGCATCCGCTTCGTCCCCCGTCAGAACGAGTACGACTACATGGGCATCGAGAACAAAGGTGGatgtttctcctctctgggCAGAGTGGGAGGCAGACAGGTGCTCTCTCTCAACAGGCAGGGCTGCCTACACCACGGAATCATCCAGCACGAGATCAACCACGCTCTGGGCTTCCAGCACGAGCAGACCAGGAGCGACCGCGACAGCTACGTCAGGATCAACTGGGAGAACATCAACCAGCGGATGGCCTACAACTTCCACAAGCAGGACACCAACAACCTGAACACTCCCTACGACTACTCCTCCATCATGCACTACGGAAAAACAGCCTTCTCCATCCAGCGGGGGAGGGACAGCATCACCCCCATCCCCAACTCCAACGTCCAGATCGGCCAGAGGCAGGGCATGTCCTACTGGGACGTCATGAGGATCAACAGGCTCTATGGCTGCTAACAACAATGCTGATGCAAAATACAGcaaattcacatttttcctATTTGAGTTTTGGGGTTATTGATTAAAAAGCTACTATTTATCAATGGTACAAATGATGAAGATTACAGTTCCTTTTACCACATTCTGTCAAACAGGCAGACAACCCAATATGTTACGTCAACAAGTCTCAAATGTCTTTAATAAAGGTAAAGCAACATGATTACTGTTTCTgtcattatttgtttattaatcgCTTTTTCTAATCGCAAACATCTTACACATCCAGGTAttaacacacacttacaatCACTGAGCAATGTGATGGTTTGCTCAATAACTGTTGAATATCTGCAAAACTCTGAGTAggtttctctcacacacttaaTAAGTGCTCAGGATGACATAACAATAATAcaactaaaatataaaagctaatattgaaaataaaacaaaatatggaCTAAATTCTAGTAAAAAGATTCACAAGATGTAAAAACAAGTTCCATCTGacataaaagttaaaatttggattcaataaataataattcaatttaaatctcTTCTGTAATCAATTGTAGGACATGATAGATACTAAATGGCAAAATGATTGTGACTCAGGTCACTGGGCTGTAATACAACTCCATGGAGATCTGTAGgtaaaaggtttgttttaactttacaAAACACNNNNNNNNNNNNNNNNNNNNNNNNNNNNNNNNNNNNNNNNNNNNNNNNNNNNNNNNNNNNNNNNNNNNNNNNNNNNNNNNNNNNNNNNNNNNNNNNNNNNNNNNNNNNNNNNNNNNNNNNNNNNNNNNNNNNNNNNNNNNNNNNNNNNNNNNNNNNNNNNNNNNNNNNNNNNNNNNNNNNNNNNNNNNNNNNNNNNNNNNNNNNNNNNNNNNNNNNNNNNNNNNNNNNNNNNNNNNNNNNNNNNNNNNNNNNNNNNNNNNNNNNNNNNNNNNNNNNNNNNNNNNNNNNNNNNNNNNNNNNNNNNNNNNNNNNNNNNNNNNNNNNNNNNNNNNNNNNNNNNNNNNNNNNNNNNNNNNNNNNNNNNNNNNNNNNNNNNNNNNNNNNNNNNNNNNNNNNNNNNNNNNNNNNNNNNNNNNNNNNNNNNNNNNNNNNNNNNNNNNNNNNNNNNNNNNNNNNNNNNNNNNNNNNNNNNNNNNNNNNNNNNNNNNNNNNNNNNNNNNNNNNNNNNNNNNNNNNNNNNNNNNNNNNNNNNNNNNNNNNNNNNNNNNNNNNNNNNNNNNNNNNNNNNNNNNNNNNNNNNNNNNNNNNNNNNNNNNNNNNNNNNNNNNNNNNNNNNNNNNNNNNNNNNNNNNNNNNNNNNNNNNNNNNNNNNNNNNNNNNNNNNNNNNNNNNNNNNNNNNNNNNNNNNNNNNNNNNNNNNNNNNNNNNNNNNNNNNNNNNNNNNNNNNNNNNNNNNNNNNNNNNNNNNNNNNNNNNNNNNNNNNNNNNNNNNNNNNNNNNNNNNNNNNNNNNNNNNNNNNNNNNNNNNNNNNNNNNNNNNNNNNNNNNNNNNNNNNNNNNNNNNNNNNNNNNNNNNNNNNNNNNNNNNNNNNNNNNNNNNNNNNNNNNNNNNNNNNNNNNNNNNNNNNNNNNNNNNNNNNNNNNNNNNNNNNNNNNNNNNNNNNNNNNNNNNNNNNNNNNNNNNNNNNNNNNNNNNNNNNNNNNNNNNNNNNNNNNNNNNNNNNNNNNNNNNNNNNNNNNNNNNNNNNNNNNNNNNNNNNNNNNNNNNNNNNNNNNNNNNNNNNNNNNNNNNNNNNNNNNNNNNNNNNNNNNNNNNNNNNNNNNNNNNNNNNNNNNNNNNNNNNNNNNNNNNNNNNNNNNNNNNNNNNNNNNNNNNNNNNNNNNNNNNNNNNNNNNNNNNNNNNNNNNNNNNNNNNNNNNNNNNNNNNNNNNNNNNNNNNNNNNNNNNNNNNNNNNNNNNNNNNNNNNNNNNNNNNNNNNNNNNNNNNNNNNNNNNNNNNNNNNNNNNNNNNNNNNNNNNNNNNNNNNNNNNNNNNNNNNNNNNNNNNNNNNNNNNNNNNNNNNNNNNNNNNNNNNNNNNNNNNNNNNNNNNNNNNNNNNNNNNNNNNNNNNNNNNNNNNNNNNNNNNNNNNNNNNNNNNNNNNNNNNNNNNNNNNNNNNNNNNNNNNNNNNNNNNNNNNNNNNNNNNNNNNNNNNNNNNNNNNNNNNNNNNNNNNNNNNNNNNNNNNNNNNNNNNNNNNNNNNNNNNNNNNNNNNNNNNNNNNNNNNNNNNNNNNNNNNNNNNNNNNNNNNNNNNNNNNNNNNNNNNNNNNNNNNNNNNNNNNNNNNNNNNNNNNNNNNNNNNNNNNNNNNNNNNNNNNNNNNNNNNNNNNNNNNNNNNNNNNNNNNNNNNNNNNNNNNNNNNNNNNNNNNNNNNNNNNNNNNNNNNNNNNNNNNNNNNNNNNNNNNNNNNNNNNNNNNNNNNNNNNNNNNNNNNNNNNNNNNNNNNNNNNNNNNNNNNNNNNNNNNNNNNNNNNNNNNNNNNNNNNNNNNNNNNNNNNNNNNNNNNNNNNNNNNNNNNNNNNNNNNNNNNNNNNNNNNNNNNNNNNNNNNNNNNNNNNNNNNNNNNNNNNNNNNNNNNNNNNNNNNNNNNNNNNNNNNNNNNNNNNNNNNNNNNNNNNNNNNNNNNNNNNNNNNNNNNNNNNNNNNNNNNNNNNNNNNNNNNNNNNNNNNNNNNNNNNNNNNNNNNNNNNNNNNNNNNNNNNNNNNNNNNNNNNNNNNNNNNNNNNNNNNNNNNNNNNNNNNNNNNNNNNNNNNNNNNNNNNNNNNNNNNNNNNNNNNNNNNNNNNNNNNNNNNNNNNNNNNNNNNNNNNNNNNNNNNNNNNNNNNNNNNNNNNNNNNNNNNNNNNNNNNNNNNNNNNNNNNNNNNNNNNNNNNNNNNNNNNNN
This genomic stretch from Hippoglossus hippoglossus isolate fHipHip1 chromosome 3, fHipHip1.pri, whole genome shotgun sequence harbors:
- the LOC117753251 gene encoding high choriolytic enzyme 1-like, whose amino-acid sequence is MTPSVSLLLLLLLGLSQAHPLQEEVVEEDIPEDTMDITTRILTSNNATDEILLEGDLLAPKTRNAMKCWSQSCLWKKASNGQVVIPFTVSSEFTSYERQKVDRAMKAFHSSTCIRFVPRQNEYDYMGIENKGGCFSSLGRVGGRQVLSLNRQGCLHHGIIQHEINHALGFQHEQTRSDRDNYVRINWENINQQMAYNFHKQDTNNLNTPYDYSSIMHYGKTAFSIQWGRDSITPIPNSNVQIGQRQGMSYWDVMRINRLYGC
- the LOC117753227 gene encoding high choriolytic enzyme 1-like, translated to MTPSVSLLLLLLLGLSQAHPLQEEVVEEDIPEDTMDITTRILTSNNATDEILLEGDLLAPKTRNAMKCWSQSCLWKKASNGQVVIPFTVSSEFTSYERQKVDRAMKAFHSSTCIRFVPRQNEYDYMGIENKGGCFSSLGRVGGRQVLSLNRQGCLHHGIIQHEINHALGFQHEQTRSDRDSYVRINWENINQRMAYNFHKQDTNNLNTPYDYSSIMHYGKTAFSIQRGRDSITPIPNSNVQIGQRQGMSYWDVMRINRLYGC